Proteins from a single region of Prinia subflava isolate CZ2003 ecotype Zambia chromosome 10, Cam_Psub_1.2, whole genome shotgun sequence:
- the BTBD19 gene encoding BTB/POZ domain-containing protein 19 isoform X1, which produces MVHTGLCCPLLSLSPGTEKTQGTSLWWMSLPRTNLCLASCCEQGQTCCAPGTNLLFSWKVKCCYVTLDVMFVVGQEQQKVFAHRCVLACRCQAFRGMLSQAPVGSQDSSSSVPPQGPFILGNVQPEVFLAVIEFLYTNSVTLNSHIALEVLTSSVEYGLQDLCKLCVKFIKDTLSVEQVCEALQAAVTYGQVDLQQHCLAFIEGCTAAVVRTQGFRELSDVVLARVLRSDRLAVDELDLVQAVREWAHVSSAVLERPVPEVAALPVRELRLPLLAPSELVTLESYNQQDLLIPVENIAAAWRAHALRKGSGVPSRLCRPRRGTRPRDHHRHLEPHAK; this is translated from the exons ATGGTCCACACAGGCCTCTGTTGTCCTCTCCTCAGCCtttcccctggcacag AGAAAACTCAGGGGACTTCTCTGTGGTGGATGTCACTGCCCAGGACCAATCTTTGCCTTGCAAGTTGCTGTGAGCAGGGCCAAACCTGTTGTGCTCCTGGAACAAACCTATTATTCTCCTGGAAGGTGAAGTGTTGCTATGTGACACT CGATGTGATGTTTGTGGtaggccaggagcagcagaaggtgTTTGCACATCGCTGTGTGCTGGCGTGCCGCTGTCAGGCGTTCCGTGGGATGCTCAGCCAGGCACCAGTGGGCAGCCAGGACTCCTCCAGCAGCGTCCCACCCCAGGGGCCCTTCATCCTGGGCAACGTGCAGCCTGAGGTCTTCTTGGCCGTCATTGAGTTCCTCTACACCAACAGCGTCACCCTGAACAGCCACATA GCACTGGAGGTGCTGACCTCATCGGTGGAGTACGGCTTGCAGGACCTATGCAAG CTCTGTGTCAAGTTCATCAAGGACACGCTGAGTGTGGAGCAAGTCTGCGAGGCTCTGCAG GCTGCAGTGACCTATGGGCAGGTGgacctccagcagcactgcctggcctTCATCGAGGGCTGCACCGCG gcagtggTGCGGACACAGGGCTTCCGTGAGCTCTCTGATGTGGTGCTGGCACGGGTGCTGCGCAGTGACCGCCTGGCCGTGGATGAGCTGGACCTGGTGCAGGCTGTGCGGGAGTGGGCACACGTCAGCTCG GCTGTCCTGGAGCGCCCAGTGCCAGAGGTGGCTGCGCTGCCCGTGAGGGAGCTGCGTCTGCCCTTGCTGGCACCCAGCGAACTGGTGACGCTGGAGAGCTACAACCAGCAGGACCTCCTCATCCCG GTGGAGAACATCGCGGCAGCTTGGCGTGCCCACGCACTGAGGAAGGGCAGTGGGGTGCCCTCCCGCCTCTGCCGTCCCCGCCGGGGCACGCGGCCCCGCGACCATCACCGTCACCTCGAGCCACATGCCAAGTAG
- the LOC134555553 gene encoding uncharacterized protein LOC134555553, which produces MGRAAAGAGLGTVSLWGSLLLAAGLALDPAPPICNCSEPMDYQAFREAPLPESCCLNFTSSNITHLDWGALVGVQGLRELYLSHCSITAISNAQGVPPALEILHLSHNLLESLPGNFLENAPNLRVLYLDSNQLQELPRSFLKASSQVQEVYLGFNALTFLPASLLKPSLLQLQLSNNSWDCSCALLTNLEGWSSQAAEVICHTPEHYHGVGLWSIPRDELCRSHGLTALFICVPPLLILTGITWCFCRQKKKTNYSLQSRSQSHRAMAERSTVPVSAEPHHYVPYELPAAPSRAEKKVLLGKQVVLQPFVDPLESGRDLYEEVEIQVGSPSSSQAPPHEGQLGIPAPRAEELGSEPEVDTVSVSEVLKDSADREKIYMSQSTRYYNLVPGIELEDSDNLEYETIDLH; this is translated from the exons ATGGGGCGAGCGGCGGCAG GCGCCGGGCTGGGCACTGTGTCCCTCTGGGGCAGCCTCCTGCTCGCTGCCGGCCTTGCCCTCGACCCAGCACCGCCAATCTGCAACTGCTCGGAGCCCATGGACTACCAGGCTTTCCGGGAGGCTCCGctccctgagagctgctgcctcaaCTTCACCAGCTCCAACATCACCCACCTGGACTGGGGTGCACTGgtgggggtgcaggggctgcGGGAGCTCTACCTCTCTCACTGCAGCATCACAGCCATCAGCAACGCACAGGGAGTCCCTCCTGCCTTGGAAATCTTACACTTAAGTCACAACCTGCTGGAAAGTCTCCCTGGAAACTTTCTAGAAAATGCCCCTAATTTGAGGGTTCTTTATCTGGACAGCAACCAGCTTCAGGAGCTACCCAGGTCCTTCCTGAAAGCATCTTCCCAGGTCCAGGAGGTCTACCTGGGCTTCAATGCCCTCACCTTCCTTCCTGCCAGCCTCCTGAAGCCATCTCTGCTCCAACTTCAGCTTTCCAATAACAGCTGGGACTGCAGCTGTGCTTTGCTAACCAACCTGGAGGGTTGGTCCAGCCAGGCTGCCGAGGTTATCTGCCACACACCAGAGCACTACCATGGCGTGGGCCTCTGGAGCATCCCCCGGGATGAGCTGTGCCGCTCgcacggcctcaccgccctcttCATCTGCGTGCCccctctcctcatcctcaccgGCATCACTTGGTGCTTCTGCCGGCAGAAGAAAAAGACCAACTACAGCCTTCAGAGCAGGTCCCAGAGCCACCGGGCCATGGCAGAGAGGAGCACTGTGCCAGTGTCTGCAGAGCCCCACCACTATGTCCCCTATGAGCTGCCCGCTGCTCCCTCCAGGGCTGAGAAGAAAGTGCTGCTGGGGAAACAGGTCGTGCTCCAGCCCTTTGTGGATCCACTGGAGAGTGGCAGAGACCTCTACGAAGAGGTGGAGATACAGGTGGGATCCCCCAGCAGTTCCCAGGCGCCACCCCATGAAGGGCAGCTGGGCATCCCAGCACcaagggcagaggagctgggcagtgaGCCAGAGGTGGACACTGTCAGTGTGAGCGAAGTCCTGAAGGACTCTGCTGACCGGGAGAAGATCTACATGAGTCAGTCAACCAGATATTACAACCTGGTACCTGGTATCGAGCTGGAGGACTCAGACAACCTAGAGTATGAGACCATTGACCTACACTGA
- the DYNLT4 gene encoding dynein light chain Tctex-type 4, with protein sequence MAEQPGPETSLLAQVLAADSTEAPPLRTTRRGSQPPARGTEDGKPHPLPSRRNSILSRRSSFGMVPASRRPSIGPWMLHRRVSFSGLPIFQPILKTRLENTYRMGPDKGCKFDAERVQQVLEGTLTCALGTTAYSSQGSAALAQSLTELVHNKAKEVVPPRYKLVCHVVLGQQGQQSLLVASRGLWDPETDSFASATFSNASLFAVATVYGVYFE encoded by the coding sequence ATGGCTGAGCAGCCCGGCCCAGAGACATCCCTGCTAGCCCAGGTGCTGGCTGCAGACAGCACTGAAGCCCCTCCACTCCGCACTACCCGCCGTGGGTCCCAGCCCCCCGCCCGGGGCACGGAGGATGGCAAACcccaccccctgccctcccGCCGCAACTCCATCCTCAGCCGCCGCAGCTCGTTCGGGATGGTCCCGGCGAGCAGGCGGCCCTCCATTGGCCCCTGGATGCTCCACAGACGTGTTAGCTTCTCTGGGCTCCCGATTTTCCAACCCATCCTCAAGACCCGCCTTGAAAACACTTACAGGATGGGGCCAGACAAAGGCTGCAAGTTTGATGCAGAGCGGGtgcagcaggtgctggaggGGACCCTGACCTGTGCCTTGGGGACCACTGCATACAGTAGCCAGGGCAGTGCCGCACTAGCCCAGAGCCTGACTGAGCTGGTGCACAACAAGGCCAAGGAGGTGGTGCCACCCCGCTACAAGCTGGTCTGCCACGTGGTgctgggccagcagggccagcagagcctgTTGGTGGCCAGCCGGGGACTTTGGGACCCTGAGACTGACAGCTTTGCCTCTGCCACCTTCTCCAACGCCTCCCTCTTTGCTGTGGCTACAGTGTATGGGGTCTACTTCGAGTAG
- the RPS8 gene encoding small ribosomal subunit protein eS8 has translation MGISRDNWHKRRKTGGKRKPYHKKRKYELGRPPANTKIGARRIHTVRVRGGNKKYRALRLDVGNFSWGSECCTRKTRIIDVVYNASNNELVRTKTLVKNCIVLIDSTPYRQWYEAHYALPLGRKKGAKLTPEEEEILNKKRSKKIQKKYDERKKNAKIASILEEQFQQGKLLACIASRPGQCGRADGYVLEGKELEFYLRKIKARKGK, from the exons ATGG GTATCTCCAGGGACAACTGGCACAAGCGTCGCAAGACTGGGGGCAAGAGGAAGCCCTACCATAAGAAGAGGAAGTATGAGTTGGGACGACCTCCCGCCAACACTAAG ATTGGCGCACGCCGGATTCATACTGTGAGGGTTCGGGGCGGAAATAAGAAGTACCGAGCCCTTCGGTTGGACGTTGGCAACTTCTCCTGGGGGTCAGAAT GCTGCACTCGCAAGACCAGAATTATTGATGTTGTGTACAACGCTTCCAACAACGAGCTGGTGCGGACAAAGACCCTGGTGAAGAACTGCATCGTGCTCATCGACAGCACCCCGTACCGGCAGTGGTACGAGGCCCACTACGCCCTGCCCCTGGGACGCAAGAAGGGCGCCAAGCTG ActcctgaggaggaggaaatacTGAACAAGAAGCGTTCAAAGAAGATCCAGAAAAAATACGATGAGCGAAAGAAGAATGCCAAGATTGCAAGTATTCTTGAGGAGCAGTTCCAGCAAGGAAAGCTACTTG CCTGCATTGCCTCCAGACCTGGACAGTGTGGCCGAGCCGATGGCTACGTGTTGGAAGGCAAGGAGTTGGAGTTCTACTTGAGGAAGATCAAGGCCAGAAAAGGCAAATGA
- the BTBD19 gene encoding BTB/POZ domain-containing protein 19 isoform X2, whose product MAGPCSARLQGDAAAFSAALRTLVNNPQFSDVMFVVGQEQQKVFAHRCVLACRCQAFRGMLSQAPVGSQDSSSSVPPQGPFILGNVQPEVFLAVIEFLYTNSVTLNSHIALEVLTSSVEYGLQDLCKLCVKFIKDTLSVEQVCEALQAAVTYGQVDLQQHCLAFIEGCTAAVVRTQGFRELSDVVLARVLRSDRLAVDELDLVQAVREWAHVSSAVLERPVPEVAALPVRELRLPLLAPSELVTLESYNQQDLLIPVENIAAAWRAHALRKGSGVPSRLCRPRRGTRPRDHHRHLEPHAK is encoded by the exons ATGGCCGGACCCTGCTCGGCGCGGCTGCAGGGCGACGCGGCCGCCTTCAGCGCTGCCCTGCGCACCCTGGTCAACAACCCCCAGTTCAG CGATGTGATGTTTGTGGtaggccaggagcagcagaaggtgTTTGCACATCGCTGTGTGCTGGCGTGCCGCTGTCAGGCGTTCCGTGGGATGCTCAGCCAGGCACCAGTGGGCAGCCAGGACTCCTCCAGCAGCGTCCCACCCCAGGGGCCCTTCATCCTGGGCAACGTGCAGCCTGAGGTCTTCTTGGCCGTCATTGAGTTCCTCTACACCAACAGCGTCACCCTGAACAGCCACATA GCACTGGAGGTGCTGACCTCATCGGTGGAGTACGGCTTGCAGGACCTATGCAAG CTCTGTGTCAAGTTCATCAAGGACACGCTGAGTGTGGAGCAAGTCTGCGAGGCTCTGCAG GCTGCAGTGACCTATGGGCAGGTGgacctccagcagcactgcctggcctTCATCGAGGGCTGCACCGCG gcagtggTGCGGACACAGGGCTTCCGTGAGCTCTCTGATGTGGTGCTGGCACGGGTGCTGCGCAGTGACCGCCTGGCCGTGGATGAGCTGGACCTGGTGCAGGCTGTGCGGGAGTGGGCACACGTCAGCTCG GCTGTCCTGGAGCGCCCAGTGCCAGAGGTGGCTGCGCTGCCCGTGAGGGAGCTGCGTCTGCCCTTGCTGGCACCCAGCGAACTGGTGACGCTGGAGAGCTACAACCAGCAGGACCTCCTCATCCCG GTGGAGAACATCGCGGCAGCTTGGCGTGCCCACGCACTGAGGAAGGGCAGTGGGGTGCCCTCCCGCCTCTGCCGTCCCCGCCGGGGCACGCGGCCCCGCGACCATCACCGTCACCTCGAGCCACATGCCAAGTAG
- the PLK3 gene encoding serine/threonine-protein kinase PLK3 — protein MESAGLFPPFPAASLPARPAPAPAPPPRAAETTRIITDPISGRSYCKGRLLGKGGFARCYEMTDLSSNKTYAVKVIPHSRVAKPHQREKITNEIELHRDLHHKHIVKFSHYFEDSESIYIFLEHCSRKSLAHIWKARHTLLEPEVRYYLKQIISGLKYLHLKGILHRDLKLGNFFINENMELKVGDFGLAACQDVSDQKKKTICGTPNYLAPEVLLRQGHGPESDVWSLGCVMYTLLCGNPPFETSDLKETYRCIKQVEYTLPVFLSLPAKHLITGILRRNPQDRLTLEEILDHEFFKGYTPEKLPPSSCVMAPELSPPNPAKTLFAKVTKTLFGKKKPKAKKGSSEDRDDISKLVTGLMKTSICRQMSHKTVEGNEATPVSCRSASSSPVETVVEETSHKSASPSIRGTMASSCEAFEDCVTASAIIESAVRLLRACLSSMPPAEKNPASLARHEHFVWVSKWVDYSNKYGFGYQLSNRSIGVLFNNGTHMTLSPNHRTVHYNPTNSKHLVFSVSAIPEQLQGQMSVLRYFASYMEQHLMKGGDLPSIDDLGQPALLLLQWVKTDQALLMLFSSGTLQVNFYNDHTKVIISKPDHSCLVTYINRERNSYTYKLRSIQELGCSPELHHRLRYILKLLQEWAEA, from the exons ATGGAGTCCGCCGGCCTCTTCCCCCCGTTCCCCGCCGCCTCCCTCCCCGCGcggcccgcgcccgccccggcgcccccgccccgcgcggccGAGACCACCCGCATCATCACCGACCCGATCTCCGGCCGCTCCTACTGCAAGGGCCGCCTGCTGGGAAAG GGCGGGTTTGCACGATGCTATGAAATGACAGACCTCTCCAGCAACAAAACCTATGCCGTGAAGGTCATTCCTCACAGCCGGGTGGCTAAACCTCACCAGCGGGAGAAG ATCACCAATGAGATCGAGCTGCATCGGGACTTGCACCATAAGCACATTGTCAAGTTCTCCCACTACTTTGAGGACTCGGAGAGCATCTACATATTTCTGGAGCACTGCAGTAGGAAG TCCCTGGCCCACATCTGGAAGGCCCGCCATACCCTGCTGGAGCCCGAAGTGCGTTATTACCTCAAACAGATCATCTCAGGCTTGAAATACCTTCACCTCAAGGGCATCTTGCACAGAGACCTCAAGCTTG GCAACTTCTTCATCAATGAAAACATGGAGCTGAAAGTGGGGGACTTTGGGCTGGCTGCTTGCCAGGATGTCTCTGACCAAAAGAAGAA GACAATATGTGGGACCCCCAACTACCTGGCCCCAGAAGTGCTGCTGAGACAGGGCCACGGGCCGGAGTCGGACGTGTGGTCTCTGGGCTGTGTCAT GTACACCCTGCTGTGTGGGAACCCTCCCTTTGAGACCTCTGACCTCAAGGAGACCTACAGGTGTATCAAGCAGGTGGAATACACCCTCCCTgtcttcctctccctgcccgcCAAGCACCTCATCACTGGCATCCTCAGACGTAACCCCCAGGACCGCCTCACCCTTGAGGAGATTTTGGACCATGAGTTCTTCAAG GGCTACACGCCTGAGaagctccctcccagcagctgtgtgATGGCTCCAGAGCTGAGTCCCCCAAATCCTGCAAAGACTCTGTTTGCTAAAGTCACCAAGACGCTCTTTGGGAAGAAGAAACCCAAGG CCAAGAAGGGCTCTTCGGAGGACAGGGATGATATCTCCAAGCTGGTCACTGGGCTGATGAAGACCTCAATCTGTCGGCAGATGAGCCACAAAACTGTGGAAGGGAATGAG GCCACTCCTGTGTCGTGCCgcagtgccagctccagccctgtggaGACAGTGGTGGAGGAGACATCTCACAAGTCTGCGTCCCCCTCCATCCGGGGAACGATGGCCAGCAGCTGTGAAG CCTTTGAAGATTGTGTCACCGCCTCTGCCATCATCGAGTCAGCTGTCCGGCTCCTGCGAGCCTGCCTCTCCTCCATGCCTCCAG CGGAGAAAAACCCAGCTTCCCTGGCCCGCCATGAGCACTTTGTCTGGGTGAGCAAGTGGGTGGATTATTCCAACAAGTATGGCTTTGGCTACCAGCTCTCCAACCGCAGCATTGGGGTCCTCTTCAACAATGGCACGCACATGACACTTTCCCCTAACCACAG GACTGTACATTACAACCCGACCAACAGCAAACACCTGGTGTTCTCTGTGTCTGCCATCCccgagcagctgcagggacagatgAGTGTCTTGCGTTACTTTGCATCCTACATGGAGCAGCATCTCATGAAG GGAGGTGACCTGCCCAGCATAGATGACCTCGGGCAGCCAGCGCTGCTCCTTCTGCAGTGGGTGAAGACTGACCAAGCCTTGCTCATGCTCTTCAGCAGTGGCACCCTCCAG GTGAATTTCTACAACGACCACACCAAGGTGATCATTAGCAAACCTGACCACTCCTGCCTTGTCACCTACATCAACCGGGAGCGCAACTCTTACACTTACAAGCTGCGCAGCatccaggagctgggctgctctccTGAGCTCCACCACCGCCTCAGATACATCCTCAAGCTTCTCCAAGAATGGGCCGAGGCCTAG
- the BTBD19 gene encoding BTB/POZ domain-containing protein 19 isoform X3 → MFVVGQEQQKVFAHRCVLACRCQAFRGMLSQAPVGSQDSSSSVPPQGPFILGNVQPEVFLAVIEFLYTNSVTLNSHIALEVLTSSVEYGLQDLCKLCVKFIKDTLSVEQVCEALQAAVTYGQVDLQQHCLAFIEGCTAAVVRTQGFRELSDVVLARVLRSDRLAVDELDLVQAVREWAHVSSAVLERPVPEVAALPVRELRLPLLAPSELVTLESYNQQDLLIPVENIAAAWRAHALRKGSGVPSRLCRPRRGTRPRDHHRHLEPHAK, encoded by the exons ATGTTTGTGGtaggccaggagcagcagaaggtgTTTGCACATCGCTGTGTGCTGGCGTGCCGCTGTCAGGCGTTCCGTGGGATGCTCAGCCAGGCACCAGTGGGCAGCCAGGACTCCTCCAGCAGCGTCCCACCCCAGGGGCCCTTCATCCTGGGCAACGTGCAGCCTGAGGTCTTCTTGGCCGTCATTGAGTTCCTCTACACCAACAGCGTCACCCTGAACAGCCACATA GCACTGGAGGTGCTGACCTCATCGGTGGAGTACGGCTTGCAGGACCTATGCAAG CTCTGTGTCAAGTTCATCAAGGACACGCTGAGTGTGGAGCAAGTCTGCGAGGCTCTGCAG GCTGCAGTGACCTATGGGCAGGTGgacctccagcagcactgcctggcctTCATCGAGGGCTGCACCGCG gcagtggTGCGGACACAGGGCTTCCGTGAGCTCTCTGATGTGGTGCTGGCACGGGTGCTGCGCAGTGACCGCCTGGCCGTGGATGAGCTGGACCTGGTGCAGGCTGTGCGGGAGTGGGCACACGTCAGCTCG GCTGTCCTGGAGCGCCCAGTGCCAGAGGTGGCTGCGCTGCCCGTGAGGGAGCTGCGTCTGCCCTTGCTGGCACCCAGCGAACTGGTGACGCTGGAGAGCTACAACCAGCAGGACCTCCTCATCCCG GTGGAGAACATCGCGGCAGCTTGGCGTGCCCACGCACTGAGGAAGGGCAGTGGGGTGCCCTCCCGCCTCTGCCGTCCCCGCCGGGGCACGCGGCCCCGCGACCATCACCGTCACCTCGAGCCACATGCCAAGTAG